In the Streptomyces sp. 840.1 genome, one interval contains:
- a CDS encoding dihydrodipicolinate reductase gives MISTVVWGTGNVGRAAIRAVEAHPALKLAHVLVHDPGKVGRDAGDLAGTGRDLGVAATDDIDAVLATAPGAVVYAASGDIRPDEALADIVRAVRTGAVVVTPALYALYDQRGAPPELRDPVLAAVADGGGSLFVSGVDPGWGNDVLPLLISGLGSTIDAIRCQEIFDYSTYDQPEAVRDLIGMGHPMEYEPLMLAASVPTMVWGGQIRLMARALGVELDDIRETMARRPLESAVTTRTMGGFEAGTQGAVRFEVQGIVEGEPRIVIEHITRIHPSCAPDWPSPPDGAGAHRVIIEGRPRIEVTVEAGDEDENRSAGGNATAVGRLVNAIDWLVDAEPGLYDALDVPLRPATGRLGRKQP, from the coding sequence ATGATTTCCACGGTGGTCTGGGGAACCGGCAATGTCGGCCGCGCGGCCATCCGCGCCGTCGAGGCCCATCCGGCCCTGAAACTGGCGCACGTGCTTGTTCACGATCCCGGCAAGGTGGGCCGCGACGCGGGCGACCTCGCCGGGACCGGCCGCGATCTGGGCGTCGCGGCGACCGACGACATCGACGCGGTGCTGGCCACCGCTCCCGGCGCGGTGGTGTACGCGGCGTCCGGGGACATCCGCCCCGACGAGGCGCTCGCCGACATCGTCAGGGCCGTCCGGACCGGGGCGGTGGTCGTCACCCCGGCCCTGTACGCGCTCTACGACCAGCGGGGCGCCCCGCCCGAGCTGCGCGACCCGGTCCTGGCCGCCGTCGCGGACGGCGGCGGCTCACTGTTCGTCTCCGGGGTCGACCCCGGCTGGGGCAACGACGTACTGCCCCTGCTGATCAGCGGACTCGGCAGCACGATCGACGCGATCCGCTGCCAGGAGATCTTCGACTACTCCACCTACGACCAGCCCGAAGCGGTCCGCGACCTGATCGGCATGGGCCACCCGATGGAGTACGAACCGCTGATGCTCGCGGCCTCCGTCCCGACCATGGTGTGGGGCGGGCAGATACGGCTGATGGCCAGGGCGCTGGGCGTGGAGCTCGACGACATCCGCGAGACCATGGCCCGGCGGCCGCTGGAGAGCGCGGTCACCACCCGCACCATGGGCGGCTTCGAGGCGGGCACCCAGGGCGCGGTGCGGTTCGAGGTACAGGGCATCGTCGAGGGCGAGCCCCGCATCGTCATCGAGCACATCACCCGGATCCACCCGTCCTGCGCCCCGGACTGGCCGTCGCCGCCCGACGGCGCCGGTGCCCACCGCGTGATCATCGAGGGCCGCCCGCGCATCGAGGTCACCGTCGAGGCCGGCGACGAGGACGAGAACCGCTCGGCGGGCGGCAACGCCACCGCGGTCGGCCGGCTCGTGAACGCCATCGACTGGCTGGTGGACGCGGAACCCGGGCTCTACGACGCGCTCGACGTCCCCCTGCGCCCCGCAACCGGCAGACTCGGAAGGAAGCAGCCATGA
- a CDS encoding carboxymuconolactone decarboxylase family protein has product MIIDIPEGQEPIGYVWGDMVPGIGMAAANFSLSVYQHTTLGLREFEAARLRIAQINGCLFCLDWRTERDGEKVEEEFADAVDEWRTAGSFDDRTRLAAEYAERYALDHHGLDEEFWTRMTAHYSQREIVELSMSIGSWLAFGRLNHVLGLDAVCVLPGH; this is encoded by the coding sequence ATGATCATCGACATCCCCGAGGGCCAGGAGCCGATCGGATACGTGTGGGGGGACATGGTCCCCGGCATCGGGATGGCCGCCGCGAACTTCTCCCTTTCGGTGTACCAGCACACCACGCTGGGCCTGCGGGAGTTCGAGGCGGCCCGGCTGCGGATCGCCCAGATCAACGGGTGCCTGTTCTGCCTGGACTGGCGCACCGAACGGGACGGCGAAAAGGTCGAGGAGGAGTTCGCCGACGCGGTGGACGAATGGCGCACCGCCGGGTCCTTCGACGACCGGACCCGGCTGGCCGCCGAGTACGCCGAGCGGTACGCCCTGGACCACCACGGTCTGGACGAGGAGTTCTGGACCCGGATGACCGCGCACTACAGCCAGCGCGAGATCGTCGAGCTGAGCATGAGCATCGGCTCCTGGCTGGCGTTCGGCCGGCTCAACCACGTACTGGGTCTCGACGCCGTGTGCGTGCTGCCCGGCCACTGA
- a CDS encoding GMC oxidoreductase: MTESSLPDKGSSGVSRRRFIARTSFIVGAAALSGHITPATAASRAGATAIGNGERVPVLVIGTGYGGSVAALRLARAGIRVHMVEMGMSWDTPGSDGKIFANTTSPDGRSYWLRTKTKQPLSNFLGFPIDRSIPRYTGILDAEDFSGITVYQGRGVGGGSLVNGGMAVTPKRENFGAVLPTVNADEMYSTYYPRANSGLGVGTVDPAWFDSVDCYKYARVGRKQAQRSGFPFVFVPDVYDWDYMEQEAAGTVPKSALAGEILYGNNYGKKSLQKTYLAQIMATGNVTISPLHKVTSVSPASAGGYTVVIDQLRTDGSTEATKTVTADKVFFAAGSVGTSKLLTELKATGKLPALNDEIGKGWGDNGNVMCGRANHLWDPTGAVQSSIPCGGIDNWAAGGAFAEVAPLPTGIETFASFYLSITKNPNRAQFSWNPATGKVDLNWQTAWKQPSIDMAKTIFDKINAKEGTIYRTDLFGVYKIWGDHLTYHPLGGAVLDRATDNYGRLHGYSGLYVIDGSLIPGNTSVNPFVTITALAERNIEKIIATDL; this comes from the coding sequence ATGACCGAATCAAGCTTACCCGACAAGGGATCGAGCGGTGTCTCGCGGCGCAGATTCATCGCTAGAACAAGTTTCATAGTGGGGGCCGCCGCCCTCTCGGGTCACATCACCCCCGCCACGGCGGCGAGCCGCGCCGGAGCCACGGCGATCGGTAACGGGGAACGTGTCCCGGTCCTGGTGATCGGAACCGGGTACGGCGGCTCCGTGGCCGCCCTGCGGCTCGCCCGCGCGGGCATCAGGGTCCACATGGTCGAGATGGGCATGTCCTGGGACACCCCCGGCTCGGACGGCAAGATCTTCGCCAACACGACGAGCCCCGACGGCCGCTCGTACTGGCTGCGCACCAAGACCAAGCAGCCGCTGAGCAACTTCCTCGGCTTCCCCATCGACAGGTCGATCCCCCGCTACACCGGAATCCTGGACGCCGAGGACTTCAGCGGCATCACGGTCTACCAGGGGCGCGGCGTCGGCGGCGGCTCACTGGTCAACGGCGGCATGGCCGTCACCCCGAAGCGGGAGAACTTCGGCGCCGTCCTCCCCACGGTCAACGCCGACGAGATGTACTCCACCTACTATCCGCGCGCCAACTCCGGCCTCGGCGTCGGCACCGTCGACCCGGCCTGGTTCGACAGCGTCGACTGCTACAAGTACGCCCGGGTCGGCCGCAAGCAGGCCCAGCGCTCGGGCTTCCCGTTCGTCTTCGTGCCCGACGTGTACGACTGGGACTACATGGAGCAGGAGGCGGCCGGCACCGTACCCAAGTCGGCACTGGCGGGTGAGATCCTCTACGGGAACAACTACGGCAAGAAGTCGCTGCAGAAGACCTACCTCGCCCAGATCATGGCGACCGGGAACGTCACCATCTCGCCTCTGCACAAGGTGACTTCGGTCTCCCCTGCCTCGGCCGGGGGCTACACGGTCGTCATCGACCAGCTGCGCACCGACGGCAGCACCGAGGCCACCAAGACGGTGACCGCGGACAAGGTGTTCTTCGCGGCCGGCAGCGTCGGCACGAGCAAGCTGCTGACCGAGCTGAAGGCCACCGGCAAGCTGCCCGCCCTCAACGACGAGATCGGCAAGGGCTGGGGCGACAACGGCAACGTGATGTGCGGCCGGGCCAACCACCTGTGGGACCCGACCGGAGCCGTGCAGTCGAGCATCCCCTGCGGAGGCATCGACAACTGGGCGGCCGGCGGCGCGTTCGCCGAGGTCGCGCCGCTGCCGACCGGGATCGAGACGTTCGCCTCGTTCTACCTGTCGATCACGAAGAACCCGAACCGGGCCCAGTTCTCCTGGAACCCCGCGACGGGCAAGGTCGACCTGAACTGGCAGACCGCGTGGAAGCAGCCGTCCATCGACATGGCCAAGACGATCTTCGACAAGATCAACGCGAAGGAGGGGACGATCTACCGGACCGACCTCTTCGGCGTGTACAAGATCTGGGGCGACCACCTGACCTACCACCCGCTCGGGGGCGCGGTGCTGGACCGGGCGACCGACAACTACGGGCGTCTGCACGGGTACTCGGGCCTGTATGTGATCGACGGCTCGCTGATCCCCGGCAACACCAGCGTCAACCCGTTCGTCACCATCACGGCACTCGCCGAACGGAACATCGAGAAGATCATCGCCACCGATCTGTGA
- a CDS encoding antitoxin: MSMLDKIKDLIKGHPDQARQGVEKGGDLADQKTHGKYSGQVDSAQQKLNDQLGDKRPPADGR; encoded by the coding sequence ATGAGCATGCTCGACAAGATCAAGGACCTGATCAAGGGGCATCCGGACCAGGCCCGCCAGGGAGTCGAGAAGGGCGGCGACCTCGCCGACCAGAAGACGCATGGCAAGTACAGCGGCCAGGTCGACTCCGCCCAGCAGAAGCTAAATGACCAGCTCGGTGACAAGCGGCCGCCCGCCGACGGCAGGTAG